The genomic DNA TGCCTAGTGAATACTGGACAGAACAGATTGGGATGCAACTCGTCTTATGATTGTTGACCCAAGGCATTTTCCATTCCATCTTTGCTGAAATCACTGTTTAATATGAAGTAGATGTTTCTCAATCAGTGGAATTAATTTGCAAAGTATTACGCATCCACAGAAAATCTAATTAGGGTTTGGATTTGTTCTTGTATGTTCGACAGGCTAAGAGTGAAGACATTAACAACGTGGCAAACAGAACTGGGTCAACAGCATCTGTACAATCTTTATTCATCCAGGTAAATTATCAATTTTTGTTAAATTACTTTAGGTCAGAATAAATGTATCAGAAATGTAGGATACACAAAAATTAAGAATTAGAACACCAATGTAGTTTTCACTCTGGTTATTACAGAAGTCAAAAAGTATATttcatgtttttaaaaaaactgatttAATATAGTAATTCTCTTAGAAAATTGTGACTGTCAAGAATAGAAAACAAAAGAGTGATGCACTTAGTAGAGTAATTATAAAATGTTAAACCACTGTAAATCTCAAACAATGACAACAGTACTCTCAGATCACATCCAAATGGACAAAGTTAGAATTTTAGTTTTGTTTTTGTGCTAGAAAAGACACACGACGATCAGCACTTCAAATGGAAAAAAACAGTACTGCAGCATTAGTTTACAGAATTTAAAAAACTTTGTTCTTTGAAAAAAGTGTTTTAGAACTAAATTAAATATTAGCTCATTTAAGTGATGAAAAATATGAGTACAGATTAGATTCATACCAGGGCTACAGAAGAAATTCTACTACTTTGGCAGCATTTTTGTTCTCCTAGAGAATTGTAACTATTCCTTTATTTATTTTGGTCAAATGTGTTCATTTAAAAATATTAAATCTAAAAATATTAAATAATTAGAACAGTTTAACGTTTATAAATAGCATGTATGCTGCAGTAAGTTTTCATCTTTGTGATTCTATCTCAAAGATGCTGCAAAGAGCTCTAATTTGTGGCAAGAACTCAAATCACAATTCCGAAACATGCAAAAGTGGCAATTAGCTTCTTGCCTATTAAAATAAAAACATTACCAAGTGACAGCTGTTTTATCTATCATATAGTGCACTTCGCAGCAAAAAAGTCCATACTGATTATTCAGTATACTACTTATCTCTACTCAGTATTTACATATTGATAAATGCTTCTCTGAAAGTGAACAGAATAAAGAAAGTAAACAATGTCTCTGCAGGCAAATAATGTTAAAAAGTAttcaatattgttacgaccaggtgagaaaggtttctcggggtgcctttcagccttcacctggtctaactgtaatagggttttattttaaaacacactgcgtttttagctcccccttagtgaatccttgttcaccgttttccaattataaggcaaagaaaccagcacaaacaggctttcttaggtttaaagaaaagttgaaatttattaaacttaagctctaattcggttaacgcctacggatatacaatgtgcccatgctagcatgcatatgccatatacacatgcaaatagagacaaaaaagagcagactaaatataaagtggaaaagtttgagacaatatctgaagagtttttgttacggttctttgagctcactgtagagtctctcttggggtttatgtgtcttcagtggattcaaaggcttgtgacaaagagatgggtgaaggcagacaggagaggctgtggtgagccagccaggagagatcttctcagtccaggagagatcttctcagttcaggagcattctttctgcccaaactgtgtgcacaaattcaaaaaactcaggttgcccagcaggttagtcaagtgactagatggtttgaccatgtccgtgtgTGTATTCgatcatcttagcagtcaacctggaatgtgagctcccctaccttcaacgtctggtgatcaaaagtccattgtgggttgaatgtgtcagggaatggccgctttgtccttccaaacattgtctgCTAATAtgtaaatatcttttccagccatggctgatctgtttaacaggtcctttcttaattctagtaacagtttaaaatcaatgttcatgacaaaattaatgtgcctcattcttggcaggtgggggcctagcatgacaatatctaCAAGGTTTGAATCTCTGCGCCAAGATTTTAGAATTCTAATTTCCTTCCTTCCAGCTTTCAACTAATGTTGTTCCTCCACACCCCAATCTTAATGTCTTGCTGCTATTCTCTCGACAAAGGATGAGCAGATTAAACCATCCAACCTTCTGCTAAGGTTGCTTTTGGATTGATCACTAAACCATGTGCAAGAGCTCAGTAATTCTGCAGCCTTGCTTCTGCACTCTATCTTCTTGTCTGTGCCCCTGACTGCATAGAAGATAACCGAAACTAGCTGAAGCATTAACAATGCGGCATTGTATTGCCTAGTCATTATCTTTACTGATATCCTTATTGCATACAATTTCAGCGAAacaacagaattgtgatcacttaaTTTTTTATTGCAAGTTTTGATCATATTACGCTAAAACAGAATGGAAAATGTAATAGTCATCACATTAATTCCAGTATATCCAGCATACTGAATAAAAAGTATGATGCTAAGAACtttaaataaagacagaaaatcctGAAAATGCACAGTAGGTCTATCAGCAAAAGAAAAGCTCAACATTTAGGTGTACATTTTTCAGTCTACGCCAGAAACTTGGCATACATGAAGAATagtcaaaagcaaaatattgcagatgctggaaatctgaaataaaaacagaaaatgctggaaatactcagcaggtcaggcagcatcagtggagaaagaaacaaagttaatgtttcagatcaataatctttcatcagaactgaaaaggttagagatgtaacagattttaagcaggtacagagacagggaaatggaggaggggaggaaagaacaacagGGTGGAaaccaggaaagattaaatgacaaaagcagtaatggtgcaaggcaaaaggggatagTAATGGGTCAAATAAAGAAACAAGAAATAAATCTACAGGAGGTATAAATGGAATTAGCAGAATTATCAACAGCTGCTGTCTGGAAACAGGCATAgtggttatggtctgaaattgttgaactcaacacagagtccagaaggctatgaagagtctaattgaaagatgaagtgctgttcctcaagcttccattGAACTTCATTAGTACGGTGTAAGAGGCCAAGAACAGAGAAGTCAGAgtgagagtggggtggagaattaaaatgacaggcaaccagaatCTCAGTCATGCTTATGaattgaacagaggtgttctgcaaagcaatcacccaatgcaGAGGACACCACATCattagcaacgaatacagtatactaaattgacaatagtacaagtaaattactgttTCACCTGTGGAACTGAACCTGAAAACCTTTTCCCTACATTTGTGAAGGCGGTGAGAGTTCAAAATGCCATTGTTTCTGATTAGGAAAGATCTTTTTTATTTCAGAGAACCAACTTTGTCAAATACAGGCAAGAAACGCTGAATGATTCATAGTGACACACTACAACAATAAGTTCTCGCTGCTTGATTATAAACCATTCTGACTTGAGAATCACCCTCTGTGCAAACCAGGATTTTTAAAAGAACATAACTTCTTCAGACGACATAATGAATATTTAATGAAGATGCTCTCCATCACAGTTCTGTATGCCTGTCTAATGATTCTAACTTGTGTAGGATCCATTACGGCAAATATTCTATTGTTGTTTATACTTGGATCCAACGAAAAGTTGCAGAAAGACACATCAGTGCTTATATTTAACCTCTGTATCTGTGATTTGATCTTGGGACTGATAGTGATTCCTGTAGGAGCTCACAACATTCTGTTTGATGGAGATTGTTATGGTAGACAGGATCCATGGTGCCAATTCTTTGCTTTTCTCTATGTACTGCTACAACTTGCCTCTGTTCATTCAATGACCTGGGTGACTATCGACAAATTTGCCGAAATTTGTTTGCCTCTCCATTATGTGCAACTGTTTACGAGACGACGAGCTTGGGTAACCACTTTCTCTGTCTGGATTTATTGCATTCTCAATGCAAGTTTACCCTTTGTAGGCTTAGGACAATACACTTATGAAGAACACAGATATATCTGTGCACCAAGTTTCAATTCCTCATTAAAAGCCTACTGTGTAGTTACTATAGCCATTGGAGTATTTACTCCAATAATGATAGTCTGTTGCCTGGCCATTTACATTGTACATATTGCAAGATATCAAGCATTTCGAGGAAACTTTGAATGCAACGATCAACACTGTTATTCTGTGCCAGCGAAATACTATCTGAGGAGCACAATTTTACTGGTCTCAGCGGCATGTAAGTTGCTTGTTAAAAATCTATTCTCTTTTGTATGACAGTATAAAACTTTTTCTACACTTTAAGATGCACAGCCTATGCAAAAAGAATCTGCAAAATGGGGCAAAATCTTTTTATACCTATTTCCATAACCCTGGAAAGAAAAATCACATTGATCAGATTTTCTAGTCATAGTGGAGATGTAATTTTCTGAAATGAAATGCTAGCAGGCTTAGATCAAAGATTTGGTTGCTACACGTATGTTTTTTGTTAATGAAAATAAACTTTAAAACTTGTTCAAGTGTCTGCATTAAGTTGCAAAATCTTGCCATTAACTCTCAAGGCTACATATAGGATTGTTAACAGAAAGCAATGTTACTCTATTTCATGGCAAATCAAAATTGGGAGATCGGTATTTTGGAGTTCAAGGAACAAGGCTGGTCATTCTGTCATTCAAAATGGTATTGTATGCCAGGTTTTTATTTTGCAATACTAATTTGTTTCATAATTAACTCTTCAATGTAACAAATGTTTGATTCACGATATTTGAAAGTCAAATGATATCAGAGACAGTTTTGGGTGGAAAACAATCACACAAACTTTCTCACATAGTGCAGTTAAATTCAGTAATATTGAAAGAATAGCCTACAGTTAGGTCAGATAATGAGCTGTTTTATAATAAAAAGAGCATTGAGCCATATAACATATTTAGTATTATTTCTCTGCTAAAGGTGGATATGTGTTTAAAGCTAGCCCAGCCCTTTAATGCCCCTAAGTCTCACTTCCATAAATAAACAAGGTCTGATGTCAGAATCTGTAGTTTGCAAGGTCTTTTTAAATGAAGGTACTTGCACATTTCCATTATATTTAGTTACCCTTACAGTATGAGCAGTAAAGTCTTCATTTTTGTTTAAAACTGATTAAGTTTAATTCTCCATTCATacctaaaacattctgtgcttccaGGGCTTTACTTCAAGTGCAGTTACTTCAATAGCGATTCTTCTGACTTTCTAATTCTTATTAATAGAGTGTCATATGTAATTTATACATAATATATAAAGTGTAATatgttacatatatatatatatatatatatatatatataaagccaAATTGTATTCCAACACTAGCCCTTATTATACAACACCATATAGAGAAAGGCTTTAGATTTAATCTCCCTTAAGAAGCAGCACTGTAGCTATCTTCATACATTTGTAGATTCCATAGCACTGTATTCAGGCAAGGAAGATtatcagatagacagacagattctCTAAAATATAGTAAAATCTTTTGAGTTTTGAGTTTTTCATAATTGAGAAATTTGTAACGATTTAGTTAATAACTTAATTGCACCTCACAACATTCATTTCAAAAGGTAAGATATTGCTGTAATGAGTAATACCTGCAATATATACTTCAATTAATGATACTGTTTTACTGTTTCAAGCCCTCAACCTAGCTCAGCCTATTTCCCCACAGCAagaatttcaaaactgaaaagGTTTTCCTGCTCAGAGGCAACAATATTTTCTTATTAACGATTTATTGCCTgcaattttaattctccacctgacTCTCATGCTGATCTCTCTGCCCTTGGCTTCCTGCAGTGTTTCAATGAacctcaatgtaagctcaaggaacagcacttcatctttctatTAGGCATTTTttagccttccagactgaacatggagttcaacaatttcagaccgtaatctctgcccccagTTTATTTCCTTCACTTGCAGGTTTCGGTTTTTCCCATTTCTGTTTTcatacagcagctgttcatcattctgccattcatatctcctctagacacatcttttatttcttttctTTCCCCATTACGACtctctttggccctgcaccaccaaccaTCTTGTCATTTAATCCCTCATGCTTCTACCCGATCAAAGGTCTTCTCTTTTATTTTTTCCAACCCCCCTTCCCACCTgctcaaaacctatcacatttctaacttttcccagtcctAATGAAAGGTTATTCACCTGAAACATTGTGCTGAAATTTATGTAGGCAGCAGGGGTCCTGACGCTGGGCTAGAAAGGaaggtgaggggaaccccgccTTGGCTTTTTGGGAGACCCCGGCTGCATTTTACGATGCTCAGGTAGATAACTGCCTGGTGACGGGGTTCCCATccttttaaggatggggatcccagctccaagagctgccagccaatcaggagtggtggccaccgCTGAGACTGCACCCAGCAATGCGGCAAATGGACGCCGGCCCTCTGTGCGCCACAGATTGTTGTACTAGGCAGTCTCCCCAAGTGGCAAGGAGCCCATCaggtgctggtaaaatgccagcgaggGTGGGAAGGACGCCCTCCATCTTCCCTGTCCCTGACAAAATTCAATGGCTtctccacccccaccttcccttgccattttaagggcaaccaccccccacccccacagcccgTCCCTGGAGGGCTGATGGAATTCagcctattaactctgtttctttctgcacaaatgctgcctgacctgctgagtatttccagcattttctgttttataacAATTTATCTGTTTGATAAGCTTCATTTACAGCTGCTGCGTTCTACAAATTATAATTTACTCCATGCTTTCTTTCCAGTGCGAATCAAGCTGTTCCACACTCCAATGTCTCCCAGAGCCTAATCTACCACACCACAGCTCCTGACTTGCAattctcctctccctgcccctcaGTCCCAAACTATTTCTCTACCTCACCAGCAAATTCTCCActgctgttttttttttccatCAGTTCCTGCCATCCCTGTTTTTCTTTCACCTGCCACCAACTCCTGACCCCATCAAAGTACCACTCCCCAATACAATGCTGCCCAACcttaccaaacaacacaaatacaCATCCACACTCAAACTCCACTTAAATCCTGAGCATCATATGCTTCCCACTGCCATTGTGAAGTTAACTAAATCTGCTAACTTTTCCTCAAAAGTTAGTTACATAATTACTGCAATGCTCAACTGTCACCAGAGGTTGGCTGATTATGGACTAAGAAATTCACAAACTGATAGAGTTGACTGGTAAAAGAATACTGCTGTGTTATTTATTGGACCCAAGAAGACTAAAAAAAAACAGTATTTTTCAAATGCCCAACAACTCCTTAGTCAAGATTGCTCCCATTTTCCTTCATCATAAGCAcattaaaaacataagaaataggagcaggagtaggccattcagctcctcgagcctgctccaccattcaataagatcatgcctgatatgactgtagccttaactccactttcctgcctgaccccccAACCCTCCCCCATAACCCAACTCCCATgtcatcaaaaatctatctaacagccttgaatatattcaatgacccagcctccaccgctcactggggaagagaatttcaaacactGAGGACCCTcaagaaaagaaatttctcctcatctctgtcttaaataggaggccccttattttcaaactgtgccgcctagttctagattcccccacgagggaaaacatcctttcagcatctaccctgtcaagccccgtcagaatcatatgtttcaataagatcagctcacattcttctaaactccaatgagtataggcccaacctgctcaaaccttcctcataaaacaaaccccttcatcccaggaatcagcctagtgaacattctctgaactttttccaatgcaagtatatccctccttaaatgaggagaccaaaagtgtactCTGTAttctagatgcagtctcaccaatgccctgtacagttgtaccaagacttccctacttttatactccaaccctcgcaataaaggccaacactccatttgccttcctaattacttgctgtacctgcatgctaactttttgtgattcttgtacaaggacacccagatccctctgtaccacagcattctgcagtctctctccatgtaagtaatattctgcttttctattcttcctgccaaagtggacaacctcacattttcccatattatactccatctgccaaatttttgtccacttaacctatctatatctctgcagatttttttgtgtcctcctcacaactcactttcctacctatctttgtattgtctgcaaatttggctacaatactttcagtcccttcattcaaatcattaatacagatggtaaatagttgaggccccagcattgatccctaagGTACTCCAGTAGTTACAGCTAGCCAACCTGAAAATTCCCCATCTATCCAAAGACTTtgtcagttagccaatcctctatccatgctaatttattgccctcaacaccatgagctctcatCTTGTGTaggaatcttttatgtggcatcttattcaatgccttttggaattccaaatacactacatctactagttcccctttatccaccctgcttgttacatcctcaaagaactctaataaatttcttaaacatgatttccctttcataaaaccatgttgactctgcctgattgtattatgattttctaaatatcctgctactacttccttaataatggattctaccattttcccaattacagatgttaggctaactggcctatagtttactGCTCCACCCgccctacccccccaccccacccaaacgTGAATAGagtattacatttgcagttttccaatccattgggacctttccagaatctagggcattttggaagattacaaccaatgcatccactatctctgcagcacttaagaccctaggatgcaggtcatcaggtccaggggtctTGTCAGCCTTTATCTCATTAATtttcccagtactttttctctagtgatggttttaagttcctccctccctttcacctcttgatgttctgctattcttgggatgctttttgtgccttctaccatgaaaacagatacaaaatacttgctcaaagtctctgccatttccttgtttcacaatattaattctccagtcgtatcctctaagggaccaacacttactttagctactctcttccttttcatatatttaagcttttattgtttgtttttatatttcttgctggtcATCTTTTTGTGAACATTTAATTAATCCTTTTCCCATCTTTGGTACCGAATAGCCTTTTATTATGTTCCTTTGCATCTTAATGTTGTTACATCTTTAAAGGGAGACACTTGTTTAACTGTATTGGCTTAGTTCATAATTCCCATCTGCCTATTAAAAATAGCAATTCATGATTTGCAATTCATTCTTCAGGGCCCTTATATTTAAACATATTAAAATCTAACTAACTTTTTTACCCTTTTTACCCAATTAGTTCAGATGCTGTTGTCTCTAGAATTATCCTCCTGCATGTTGTTTACAAACACAAGCATCATGGAAACCAGACCAGACCCCCTACAAAATGTCACAAGTCACTGCTTCCCTTGGTTTGTGTCCATCAGTTATCGCCATGTTTTTCTCTCGCTGCCTTCCCTCATTCGTCTACCCTTTCACTTTTCGTATAGCTCCTCTTCTGTTCTctgcacaccccacccccccagacctgCCCTACCACCATCCCAACTTCTGGTTCAGGCAGTGAGTAGGGCTACAGAGGCAGCTCAGATAGCTACAGTGCATGGGTAACTGAAGTACAAGGGGAAGAATGAATGAAAAAGCCCAGTGAATAAGAGAAGTAGGAAGGATTTGACCAGGACATCTACAGCAGCATAGGGAGTGCAGTCTTGGTTGAACTTTGTACAGTGGAAATGGCAGTCAAAAATTTACCACAGTGAATTTACAGCAAGATGTCTAACTATGTTAAGGCAGCTCTCAGCAGTGCACAAATAGGTGCTGTGGTCTTAAACTCGGAAAATGAATCCTGTTTCAAATCATGGGAATTGCTCATATTTTCTCAGAAATTGTAGCTATACTAGCATTGTAAGAACTTTAAAATGGCTTCCATGACTGCATTACAAAATGATTCTCTACTGTATTTTTTTTTGTATTGGGGTAGAAAATGTacaatcctgcctggtatgtaggaGCCTATTTCAATGGAGGGGGTTGATAACCCCTTTCATCGATTGTTCCTCGAGTATTTGAAGAAACGAAGCCCATCTACATAATAGATAATTTATATCAATCACTGGAATATCAGTTACCTATATTTAATAATCTATTGCATTTGCAAGTATTATTTGGCTCTGCAATAGCAAATCCATCAGCAGAGGGATCTCACTTTGGAACTTCTGTTTTGGAATAGACAAAGTTAGATGAAGTATAACCTATATATTTTACTAACTTGCTCAGACTTTAAAAACATAAATGAGTAGTTTTAAGTGAACATGTTAGTGTAGCACTGTTTACAAGTGCATACTCcaacataaaaaaaaaatcaatgtccaGCCTGTGGATACTTAGTGCACTTGGCCAAGTTTCAGTAGGAAGTATGTGCTTGCCTAAGGAAGATGACTTTCACATCTAGCATGAGCAAGAACTATCTGGAAAGCGTTCAAACCATAAGACTTTTCTTCCCTGTCCAGTACCAAAAGGTTCA from Heterodontus francisci isolate sHetFra1 chromosome 9, sHetFra1.hap1, whole genome shotgun sequence includes the following:
- the LOC137374033 gene encoding histamine H2 receptor, with translation MLSITVLYACLMILTCVGSITANILLLFILGSNEKLQKDTSVLIFNLCICDLILGLIVIPVGAHNILFDGDCYGRQDPWCQFFAFLYVLLQLASVHSMTWVTIDKFAEICLPLHYVQLFTRRRAWVTTFSVWIYCILNASLPFVGLGQYTYEEHRYICAPSFNSSLKAYCVVTIAIGVFTPIMIVCCLAIYIVHIARYQAFRGNFECNDQHCYSVPAKYYLRSTILLVSAAFNNLIAPHNIHFKSTKRFTEEKPFGNNSWINRNKTDSLDGLAALLVFLLICWAPYITISVYETFGGKTPPFAEMLATWLAFLTSALNPWTNSVTQKKFRNAMCEGWGNMKRRFLHKEEYSLSSVKEANVNLRSQEILRASRLITEGQAALLAVTCAAFLIDIIEENPVGRAASLRKISINLLLAPNK